The Actinopolymorpha sp. NPDC004070 genomic interval GGAGTCCGGGACGGTGGACACCGCGAGGTCCAGCCCCGCCGGCAGGTCGGCCGCGGCGTCCCCCCAGGCGACGACGCGCAGGTCGACGCCGAGGTCGGCCGCGAGCCGGCGCAGGTTCTCGGCGCGCGCGGGGTCGCGGGCCAGCGCCCACACCCGGGTCGCGTCCATCGCCGCAGCGGCGGCAAGGGCGGAGGAGGCGGTGGCGCCCACGCCGACCAGCAGCACCTCGCGGACGGTCGTGACGCCGCGTTCGCGCAGCGCCTCGATCACGCCGGGCACGTCGGTGTTGGTGCCCGTACGCCGGCCAGCGGCCAGCAGCACGGTGTTGACCGCGCCGACCATCCGGGCGGGCTCGGCCACCTCGTCACACAGCGGGATGACCGCCCGCTTGAGCGGCATGGTCAGGGACAGGCCGCGCCAGGAAGGGTCCAGGCCGTCGAGAAAGCCGGCCAGCCCCTCCTCGTCCACCTCGAACGCGTCGTAGCGCCACGGCACACCCAGCTCGGCGTACGCCGCGCGGTGCAGCACCGGCGACAACGAGTGCCCGATCGGCGAGCCGAGCACTGCGCACCGGCGTACGTGCGTCTTCTCCGGCTTCACGGCGTCAGCACCGGTCGGAGTGCGTACGGCACCAGCTCTGGAACTGCCGTACGTATCTCTCGTGCTCGGCGAGAGTGGTGGCGAACTTCGTTTCACCGGTGTCGGGGTTGACGGTGACGAAGTACATCCAGGAACCCTCGGCGGGATGGATGGCCGCGCGCAGCGCACGCTCACCGGGTGAGTTGATCGGGCCCGGCGGGAGGCCCGGATGCACGTAGGTGTTGTACGGCGAGCGGTTGGCGCGTTCGGCCGGGGTGGTCGAGGGGGTGTCGTACCGGTTGATCGCGTAGTGCACGGTCGAGTCCAGCTGCAGCCGCTGGTTCTTCGCCACCCGGTTGTAGATCACCCGGGCGACCTTCGGGAAGTCCGCGGGCCGGCGGGCCTCCGCCTCGACCAGGCTGGCGACCGTGACCACCTGCAGCGGGTCGAAGTCGGACCTCGCGGTGCTGTCGGTCAGGCCGAGCTGCGCGCTCACCTGGGTGTGCCTCTTGGTCATGTCGCCGAGCAGCGAGACGGCCGTGGTCCCCGGGTCGATGTCGTACGTCGCGGGGAACAGCATCCCCTCCGCCTTGCCCTTGGCGTACTTCGGCAGCCCCAGCGAGGACGGGTCCTTCAGCGCCTTGTCGAACTCCGACTTCGGGATCTTCGTCTTGTCCGAAAGGATCGACACGATCTGGGAGACGCGCCGGCCTTCGGGCACGGTCACGCGTTCCATGATCCGGGCGTCGGGGTCGAGCAGCAGGCCGAGCGCGTTCTTGGCCGCCATCTGCTCGCGCAGCCGGTAGTAGCCGGGCTGGATCGACAGTGCCCTGGAGTCGTTGCGGGCCGCCCGGGTGAACGCCTCGGCGCTCTTCACCACGTCCTTGCGCTCCAGGGTGTCGGCGATGTCGGTGCTGGACTCCCCCTGCTCGATCTGGACGACGACCTCGCCCTCGCCGGATCCGGTGTAGTCCGGGACGCTGAACACGTCCGAGAGCAGGGCGCGGCCCTTGACCACCGCGACGGCGCCCAGACCGCCGATCACGGCGAGGGCAAGCAGGACGGCGATGCAGCCTCGCCCGCGGCGGTGGCGTACGCGGCCCGAGGAGGTCTGGAATCCGAGCTCACTCACTGGCTGTCCTTCTCCTTACGGTCGAGCCCGGCGGCTTTCCGGTGGAACGCTCGGTGTCGAGTGCGTTCTGCAGGATGACCGCTGCCGCTGCCTGGTCGATGCGGTCCCTGGTGCTCTTGGTGGACCGCCCCTGCGCCCGGAACCCCTGCTGTGCACCCACCGTCGACAGGCGTTCGTCGAACAGCCGCACCGGGACCGGTGCCAGCCGCTCGGCGAGCTCTGCGGCGAACTCGCGCGCCTTTGCCGCGGCGGGCCCCTCCCGGCCCGACAGCGACACCGGCAGCCCGACGACGACCTCGACCGCCTCCGACTCCTCGGTCAGCGCGGCCAGCCGGTCGAAGTCACCGGGGCCGCGCCGGACCGTCTCCACCGGAACGGCGAGATATCCGGACGGGTCGCAGCGGGCCACCCCAATTCGGACGTCACCCACGTCGACACCCAGCCGTACGCCGCCGCGCATCGTCGCCGTCCGCTCAGCTGCTCGTGACCCGCGTGCCGACGGCGTACTCGACCTCGCGGAGGGCCTCGTCGGCCTTGCCGGGGTCGGTGCCGCCGCCCTGCGCGACGTCGTCCTTGCCCCCGCCGCCACCGCCGAGTACCCCGGCGGCGACCCTGACCAGCGCTCCGGCCGAGAGCCGCCAGTTGCGGCCCTCGTCGTTGACCGCCACCACCACCGAGGGCCGGCCGCCGCTGGCGCCGACGACGGCGACCACGGCGGGCCGGTCGGCGGGCATCCGGCCACGCACGTCCAGTGCCAGCTTGCGCAGGTCACCGGCCGAGGCGCCGTCCACCCGGTGGGCGACCAGCGCGACGCCGAACACGTCCTTGGGGTTGGCGGCGAGCTGCCCGGCCGCGGCGAGCACCTGCTGCACCCGGATACGTTCCAGCTCCTTCTCGGCGGTGCGCAGCCGGTCGATGATCCCGGCCACCCGCTCGGGAAGCTCCTCCGGGCGTGCCTTGACCGCCTCGGCGAGCTGGCCGAGCAGCACGTGCTCGCGGGCAAGGAAGCGGTAGGCGTCCGCGCCGACCAACGCCTCCACCCGGCGGATGCCGGCACCGACAGAGGACTCCGTCAGCAGCTTGACCACGCCGAGCTGCCCGGAACGACCGGCGTGCGTGCCGCCGCACAGCTCCCGCGCCCAGTCGCCGACGGAGATCACCCGCACCACGTCGGGATACCTCTCGCCGAACAACGCCATCGCACCGGCCTGGCGCGCGTCGACCAGCGGCATCTCCTCCGCGGTCACCGGCAGGTCGGCGAGCAACAGGTCGTTGACCCGCTCCTCGGCCTCGGCCAGCACGCTCTCCGGCACCGGGCCGGTGGCGGTGAAGTCGAACCGGAACCGGCCGGGTGCGTTCTCCGAGCCCGCCTGCGCAGCGGTCTCCCCGAGCGCCTCCCGGAACGCCTTGTGCACCATGTGGGTCGCGGTGTGCGCGCGGGAGATCGCCCGCCGGCGCTCCACGTCGACCAGGGCCTGTGCGACGGTGCCCGGCACGACCTCGCCCTCGAGCACCTTCGCCTGGTGCACGATCAGGCCGGACAGCGGTGACTGGACGTCGTGGACGACCAGCCGCGCGCCGTTGGCCAGCTCGACCACGCCCTCGTCGGCGAGCTGGCCGCCGGACTCGGCGTAGAACGGCGTACGGTCCAGTACCAACTCGACCGTGTCGCCCTCGCGGGCGGAGGTGACCGGCTCGCCGCCGACCAGCAGGCCGGCCACGCGGCCCTCCGACTCCACCTCGTCGTACCCGGTGAACTCCACCGAGCGGCCGAGGGTGTCGGCGACCGAGCGGTAGGCGGACAGGTCGGCGTGTGCGGTCTTGCGGGCGGCGGCGTCCTGCTTGGCGCGGGTGCGCTGCTCGGCCATCAGCCGGCGGAAGCCCTCCTCGTCCACCGACAGGCCGCGCTCGGCCGCCATCTCCATGGTCAGGTCAAACGGGAAGCCGTAGGTGTCGTGCAGCTGGAACGCCTTGGTTCCAGGCAGCACCGAACCGCCGGACCGGCTGGTCTCGGTGGCCGCGAGGTCGAAGATCTGCGCACCGGTCTTGAGCGTGCCGAGGAACGTCTCCTCCTCGGCGTAGATCACCGAGCTGATCCGCTGCCAGTCGCTCTCAAGCTCGGGGTAGGACAGCTTCATCCGCGACTGGCTCACCGGCAGCAGCGCGGGCATGGTCGCCTCGTCGACTCCGAGCAGCCGCATCTGGTTGACGGCCCGGCGGATGATCCGGCGCAGGACGTAGCCGCGTCCCTCGTTGCTGGGCGAGATGCCGTCGCTGACGATCATCAGCGCCGACCGCACGTGGTCGGCCACGACCCGCAGGCGTACGTCGGTCTGGTGGTCGGCGCCGTAGGAGCGTCCGCTCAGCTCGGTCGCGCGGTCGAGAACCGGCCGGATCTCGTCGTTCTCGTAGATGTTGTCCACGCCCTGCAGCAGCGCGGCCATCCGCTCCAGGCCCATGCCGGTGTCGATGTTCTTGGCCGGCAGGTCGCCGAGCAGCTCGTAGCCCTCCTTGGCCGGCCCCTCGCCGCGCACCCATTGCATGAAGACGAGGTTCCAGAACTCCAGGTAGCGGTCCTCGTCGACCTCCGGGCCGCCCTCGGGGCCGTACTCCGGACCGCGGTCGATGTAGAGCTCGCTGCACGGTCCGCACGGGCCGGGCACGCCCATCGACCACAGGTTGTCGGCCATGCCGCGGCGCACGATGCGGTGCTCGGGCAGCCCGATGAGGTGCCGCCAGATGTCGGCGGCCTCGTCGTCCTCGTGGTAGACGGTCACCCAGATGCGGGACTCCGGCAGGCCGAATCCACCCTCGCCTGTCGGGCGGGTGATCAGCTCCCAGGCGTACTCGATCGCCTGTTCCTTGAAATAGTCGCCGAAGGAGAAGTTGCCGTTCATCTGGAAGAACGTGCCGTGCCGGGTGGTCTTGCCGACCTCTTCGATGTCACCGGTGCGCACGCACTTCTGCACGCTGGTCGCCCGCGGGTAGGGCGGGGTCTCCTGGCCGAGCAGGTAGGGCTTGAACGGCACCATGCCCGCGTTGACGAACAGCAGGTTGGGGTCGTCGAGCAGCAGTGAGGCCGATGGAACGACGGTGTGGCCGCGCTCCCCGAAGAAGCGCAGGTAGCGCCGGCGAATCTCCGCCGTGTCCATCAGTTTCCGTCCCTCCAGCTCGAGTTGGGGTCACGGGCGAGGCGCGCGGCGGCCTCGGCGTCCAGACCCGCGTGTCCGTTCGGCTCGGGCGCGTCCAGCGCGAGCGCGTTGCGCAGCTCCTGCTCGCGGGCGTCCATGCCGGCCCGGATCTCCTCTCCGAACGCGCGTACGGCGTCGCCCAGCCCGCCCAGCTGCCTGGCCAGACCCTGGGGGCTGAACGCCTCCGCCTGCCGGGACAGCTTGCGGACGACGACCACGCCGACGGTCGCGCCCACCACGACCCACACCAATCGCCTCATGCGACGTCGGCCTCCTTACGGCGCCGGCCACCGCGCATCTGCGAGCGCACCTGGCGCTCCACGTCGCGGCGGCTGCGGGCGGCGATCGCCCGGCGGACGCCGTAGGAGAAGGCGGCCGCCTTCACCAGCGGGCCACCGAGCGTGGCCGCGAACAGCGAGCTCAGGCCGGCGACGTTGTCGGAGACGGTCTGGACGCTCGAGGTGATCGCGTCGACGCGTTCGAGCTGGGCGTTGGTGGTCGTCACCGTCGTGGTGACCTCACCCAGCAAAGGTACGCTCTCGTCGGAGACGCCCCGGACGAGCAGGCGGGTCTCGTCCAGCACCTTGCCGAGCTTGAGGATGGGGTAGGCGAGAAGCCCCACGAGCAGCAGCAGCGCCGCGGCCGCGATCAAGCCCGCGATTTCACCGGCAGTCATGGCGACCAAACCTATAACGGTTGACGGCGCGGCGCGCGCCGCCCCTCGCTGCCGTGTCGTGGTGTCGACATGGCACGGTTTGCCCGGAGGATTCCGCCCGCCCAGGCGGGCGGGCAGGCGGGCCGGGCGCGGAACCTGCCCGGCCGCTCACTCCTCGCCGGCGAGGATGCGCCGGATCCGCTCCAGGCGCTGCGCCGCGGCACCTTCGGCGCCCCGGCCGGTGGGCTTGTAGTAGGTCCGCCCGGCTATCTCGTCGGGGGCGTACTGCTGGGCGACGATCCCGCGCGGGTCGTCGTGGGCGTAGCGGTAGCCGGCCCCGTGGCCGAGCTTCCGGGCCCCGCCGTAGTGCGCGTCGCGCAGGTGCGCCGGCACCCGGCCGATCCGCCCCGACCGCACGTCGGCCTGGGCCGCGCCGATCGCGGTGACCACGGCGTTGGACTTCGGTGCCAGCGCCAGGTGGATGACCGCCTGGGCGAGGTTGATCGCGGCCTCGGGCAGGCCGACGAACTGGGTGGCCTGGTGGGCGGCCACCGCGACCCCGAGCGCGGTCGGGTCGGCCATCCCGATGTCCTCGCTGGCCGAGATCACCAGCCGCCGGGCGACGAACCGGGGGTCCTCCCCCGCCTCGACCATCCGGGCGAGGTAGTGCAGCGCGGCGTCCACGTCACTGCCCCGGATGGACTTGATCAACGCGCTGGCGACGTCGTAGTGCTGGTCGCCGTCACGGTCGTAGCGGACCGCAGCCCGGTCGACCGCGGTCTCCAGCGTGGCCAGGTCGACCTCGCGGGAGTCCTTGGACTGCGCGGCGCCGGCCGCGGCCTCGAGGTAGGTCAGTGCCCGCCGAGCGTCGCCGCCGGCCATCCGGACCAGGTGCTCGCGCGCCTGCGGGGCCAGCTCCACCGCGCCGGCCAGCCCGCGCTCGTCGACCAGTGCCCGGTCGACGAGGTCGCCGATGTCGTCGTCGGACAGCGGCTCCAGCCGCAACAGCAACGAACGCGACAGCAGCGGTGAGATGACGGAGAAGAAGGGGTTCTCGGTGGTCGCGGCGACCAGGGAGATCCAGCGGTTCTCCACTCCCGGCAACAGTGCGTCCTGCTGGGCCTTGTTGAACCGGTGCACCTCGTCGACGAACAGCACCGTCTCCCGCCCACGGCCGAGGTCGCGGCGGGCCGCGTCGATGACGGTGCGGACCTCCTTCACCCCGGCCGAAACGGCCGACACCTCCACGAACGCGCGGTTGGTCTGGCGGCTCACGATCGAGGCGATCGTGGTCTTTCCCGAGCCGGGCGGTCCCCACAGCAGCAGCGACATCGCCTGGTCCCCCTCGACCATCCGGCGCAGCGGCGCGCCCGGCGCCAGCAGCTGACGCTGGCCCACCAGGTCCTCGAGAGTCTGGGGACGCATGCGGACGGCCAGCGGCGCCGCCTGGTGGTCGGTGTCGGCCAGGCTCCCCGAGCCACGGGCCGCGGTGCCGGCCGGACCTGCGGCGCCCTGGCCACCCTGGCCGCCGGACCCGCCGGCCCGGCCGGACACCTCGAACAACGCCTCGTCGGTCACGGCCACGAGACTATCCGGGGCCGCCCTCATCCTCCCGGCCGCGTGAGCAAACCCGGCGCGGCCGGTCGTACGGCACCAAACGGCCGGCCGTACGGCACCGTACGACCGGCCGGTGAGCGTC includes:
- a CDS encoding replication-associated recombination protein A, giving the protein MADTDHQAAPLAVRMRPQTLEDLVGQRQLLAPGAPLRRMVEGDQAMSLLLWGPPGSGKTTIASIVSRQTNRAFVEVSAVSAGVKEVRTVIDAARRDLGRGRETVLFVDEVHRFNKAQQDALLPGVENRWISLVAATTENPFFSVISPLLSRSLLLRLEPLSDDDIGDLVDRALVDERGLAGAVELAPQAREHLVRMAGGDARRALTYLEAAAGAAQSKDSREVDLATLETAVDRAAVRYDRDGDQHYDVASALIKSIRGSDVDAALHYLARMVEAGEDPRFVARRLVISASEDIGMADPTALGVAVAAHQATQFVGLPEAAINLAQAVIHLALAPKSNAVVTAIGAAQADVRSGRIGRVPAHLRDAHYGGARKLGHGAGYRYAHDDPRGIVAQQYAPDEIAGRTYYKPTGRGAEGAAAQRLERIRRILAGEE
- a CDS encoding DUF948 domain-containing protein, translating into MTAGEIAGLIAAAALLLLVGLLAYPILKLGKVLDETRLLVRGVSDESVPLLGEVTTTVTTTNAQLERVDAITSSVQTVSDNVAGLSSLFAATLGGPLVKAAAFSYGVRRAIAARSRRDVERQVRSQMRGGRRRKEADVA
- a CDS encoding shikimate dehydrogenase, with translation MKPEKTHVRRCAVLGSPIGHSLSPVLHRAAYAELGVPWRYDAFEVDEEGLAGFLDGLDPSWRGLSLTMPLKRAVIPLCDEVAEPARMVGAVNTVLLAAGRRTGTNTDVPGVIEALRERGVTTVREVLLVGVGATASSALAAAAAMDATRVWALARDPARAENLRRLAADLGVDLRVVAWGDAAADLPAGLDLAVSTVPDSAAASVAAEVARRAEVVFDALYDPWPTRLAEAAGQAGRVVLGGLDLLVHQAALQVEQMTGKTPVPVAAMRAAGEQALLSRAG
- the mltG gene encoding endolytic transglycosylase MltG, giving the protein MSELGFQTSSGRVRHRRGRGCIAVLLALAVIGGLGAVAVVKGRALLSDVFSVPDYTGSGEGEVVVQIEQGESSTDIADTLERKDVVKSAEAFTRAARNDSRALSIQPGYYRLREQMAAKNALGLLLDPDARIMERVTVPEGRRVSQIVSILSDKTKIPKSEFDKALKDPSSLGLPKYAKGKAEGMLFPATYDIDPGTTAVSLLGDMTKRHTQVSAQLGLTDSTARSDFDPLQVVTVASLVEAEARRPADFPKVARVIYNRVAKNQRLQLDSTVHYAINRYDTPSTTPAERANRSPYNTYVHPGLPPGPINSPGERALRAAIHPAEGSWMYFVTVNPDTGETKFATTLAEHERYVRQFQSWCRTHSDRC
- the ruvX gene encoding Holliday junction resolvase RuvX: MRGGVRLGVDVGDVRIGVARCDPSGYLAVPVETVRRGPGDFDRLAALTEESEAVEVVVGLPVSLSGREGPAAAKAREFAAELAERLAPVPVRLFDERLSTVGAQQGFRAQGRSTKSTRDRIDQAAAAVILQNALDTERSTGKPPGSTVRRRTASE
- the alaS gene encoding alanine--tRNA ligase, with the translated sequence MDTAEIRRRYLRFFGERGHTVVPSASLLLDDPNLLFVNAGMVPFKPYLLGQETPPYPRATSVQKCVRTGDIEEVGKTTRHGTFFQMNGNFSFGDYFKEQAIEYAWELITRPTGEGGFGLPESRIWVTVYHEDDEAADIWRHLIGLPEHRIVRRGMADNLWSMGVPGPCGPCSELYIDRGPEYGPEGGPEVDEDRYLEFWNLVFMQWVRGEGPAKEGYELLGDLPAKNIDTGMGLERMAALLQGVDNIYENDEIRPVLDRATELSGRSYGADHQTDVRLRVVADHVRSALMIVSDGISPSNEGRGYVLRRIIRRAVNQMRLLGVDEATMPALLPVSQSRMKLSYPELESDWQRISSVIYAEEETFLGTLKTGAQIFDLAATETSRSGGSVLPGTKAFQLHDTYGFPFDLTMEMAAERGLSVDEEGFRRLMAEQRTRAKQDAAARKTAHADLSAYRSVADTLGRSVEFTGYDEVESEGRVAGLLVGGEPVTSAREGDTVELVLDRTPFYAESGGQLADEGVVELANGARLVVHDVQSPLSGLIVHQAKVLEGEVVPGTVAQALVDVERRRAISRAHTATHMVHKAFREALGETAAQAGSENAPGRFRFDFTATGPVPESVLAEAEERVNDLLLADLPVTAEEMPLVDARQAGAMALFGERYPDVVRVISVGDWARELCGGTHAGRSGQLGVVKLLTESSVGAGIRRVEALVGADAYRFLAREHVLLGQLAEAVKARPEELPERVAGIIDRLRTAEKELERIRVQQVLAAAGQLAANPKDVFGVALVAHRVDGASAGDLRKLALDVRGRMPADRPAVVAVVGASGGRPSVVVAVNDEGRNWRLSAGALVRVAAGVLGGGGGGKDDVAQGGGTDPGKADEALREVEYAVGTRVTSS
- a CDS encoding DUF6167 family protein translates to MRRLVWVVVGATVGVVVVRKLSRQAEAFSPQGLARQLGGLGDAVRAFGEEIRAGMDAREQELRNALALDAPEPNGHAGLDAEAAARLARDPNSSWRDGN